A window of Cottoperca gobio chromosome 16, fCotGob3.1, whole genome shotgun sequence contains these coding sequences:
- the LOC115021332 gene encoding mediator of DNA damage checkpoint protein 1-like isoform X6, producing the protein MDATQRINDLIVESDEEENEEEDETKRGPPLAKLCILKNEHIPETELPLYLGDNVLGRDPNTCTQSLPAPSISKQHATICISVYRRRGCHSEVDTEALVWDLGSMNGTRKGHLKLTPNVRYALSERDSLMVADIPCQYVICAVDAVSSQGDTTTPVSRNVDLKARLPHASGEKEGYTSTGSKKHVNGGTKARVSLPDRGDTSKTPVLTSCLTLEQTPTQPQGSLVPESDSDSGGEREDRRRKSIVSDSDSHKSSPTSSTFLSPTNKTVPESEDESPITPSSNRNRPLRHVTFSAEETDVDVGRQQLKKHKALAIVSDSEEEEESGQHVPVKQESKVSLTGEDELPVFSPTVFTDVIPEFHMDSDTDVDEDDDALDKVPKGLPSSADHTKPRGISLIQPEGITMDSDTDVDDDEEALSDAATKAKPTSLQSTHTADSAPSTLANVHLDSDTDVDEGEERELGTSNKCSKIDESPTRLDTKPESAPAVPRSLHVDSDTDDEAAPSISDRSVASAVTESRTAADAGADLGILSDSDTDVEGDSPLVIPVIVSALSADPGAMSDSDADTDVDESSVPPAGDGVNPADLRVDSDTDVEDEVDFGEAGEAQIPDLCRESTPRFLVPLQQNCSTPVHVSEGKLENLETFLIPSSVPFRRAEAPAVRPIASSPSSDSLEDEDLVVAETQSFILQTRDCQGNSPEHATQASGLQSSADEKDKQSSRGGSFHLGLSDSSHLQGLAQTRAMESSQGFVSVVGGVNLEDTQAYAAISNADRTSLENDPNLEATQAFGEDVGPARCSLMSAKEGQVDFSLEATQAFISESCSDSEDGINTATAETQPFDCPTSSTVATAETQPMSAFEEEEEEEDSLDEENPVSSALQVKPRPQSGTEEREKHREAAQPHKRDLIKALFVAETQPMCITEDEESDDEDSTPGPQKRKAKQLWFEDEQTQTLTNSELSIVETQPKRKGEDGESDEEDLIPGPRKRRAKALQLEQETPSLTCSETQPMGACEDEQSDEKDSTPGLRKRRAKALQLEQETQPLETKTGRQPQRGKGRQSEAANSGSTITGQRVTRARLREEEEQAECSDPPKTQTRGKNKAVPKTRGRRGKSRPDEEEEKEEKKVEQAKRTRGKKSMRQQKDNEEEEERTRKKQAENNNLIKEQEDRREKRDKLERERKEKEAQERVQAENAERLRLEQERAEKEKIEREQEEKKRADRVQKEEEEQLERERKEKEEKERLETAKRELEERLERERKEQELQARLDREAKEKEEGKRLTRLEKENREKEAKEKQIKEQQENTPATPTRSRRAARRTIAGPCTTEPEPDSTISANEDVPARRTRSRSNSSNSISSERSSSSVSTPGSRGRGRGRGAKRTSAPPPAASVRSSDRRRTAAAELITQQGSNDIPPQGALSRSNSINSINSEISSCSLSSQSRGRGGRQGGRGRKTEAEPDSIPPINSQSDQSLTPKPTARGRKSRRAEESSNEVPHDDGKEKADSQQASTTRGRRRAIANVSEPAAAEKQDPSSQEGASEESTPKRNVRGRSQKVVQIVPVEAPGAAVSDGEEAKETRKGRKRELEANTEEASSSSSKDYTGKKKAQTAEEEEETKEDIVVQVKRKGRASSACPKNNTSVSPIEVKGKEQSENMGKGTVEKKGRGRLSVVQKKKKKKEEQEESGSSVDQEPRLEPSQPQTPTSGASRKRRSLADSSPVAKTPRSSSASPAARGQLRAAGQAYKVLFTGVVDEDGERVLARLGGSMAKGVADMNCLVTDKVRRTVKFLCALAKGIPIVTTQWLEKSGKAGSFLSPNAFVVKDPEQEKKFNFCLQESLKLASSHPLLQGYEVHVTKSVKPEPVHMKDIISCSGASFLPKMPSSCKPQTVVISCEEDWPLCGPALSASLPVVTAEFILTGILQQILDLQTHKLSGPALTLQPAGGRGRSGKKT; encoded by the exons ATGGATGCTACTCAGAGGATCAATGACCTAATCGTGGAGTCAGATGAGGAAgaaaatgaagaggaggatgaaactAAGAGGGGACCACCATTGGCTAAACTGTGCATCTTAAAAAATGAACACATCCCTGAGACAG AGTTGCCCCTCTATTTGGGAGATAATGTTCTGGGCCGGGATCCCAACACCTGCACCCAGTCCTTGCCAGCTCCCTCAATATCCAAGCAGCACGCTACCATCTGCATCTCCGTCTACAGGAGAAGAGGTTGTCACAGTGAAGTAGACACAGAGGCTTTGGTTTGGGACCTAGGGAGCATGAATGGGACCCGCAAGGGCCACCTAAAGCTGACTCCCAATGTACGCTATGCCCTCAGTGAACGGGACAGTTTGATGGTGGCAGACATCCCATGTCAGTATGTCATCTGCGCTGTAGATGCAGTCTCTTCTCAAGGGGACACGACGACTCCTGTGAGCAGAAATGTAGACCTAAAGGCCAGGTTGCCACATGCCTCGGGAGAAAAGGAAGGTTACACAAGCACAGGCAGCAAGAAACATGTCAACGGAGGTACAAAGGCTAGGGTGTCTTTACCCGATCGGGGGGACACAAGCAAGACTCCTGTCCTAACCAGTTGCCTAACCCTTGAGCAAACTCCAACCCAGCCACAGGGGAGCCTGGTCCCAGAATCTGACTCGGACTCAGGCGGAGAAAGAGAAGACCGAAGGCGCAAGTCTATAG TGTCCGATTCTGACTCCCACAAATCCAGTCCCACCTCTTCAACATTCCTGAGTCCCACAAACAAAACCGTCCCTGAAAG TGAGGATGAAAGTCCCATCACACCGTCCTCCAATAGAAATAGGCCTCTCAGACATGTCACCTTCAGCGCGGAGGAGACAGACGTAGATGTGGGCCGACAGCAGCTGAAGAAACACAAGGCACTTGCGATTGTGTCCGatagtgaggaggaggaagaaagcggacaacatgtcccagtgaaacaggaaagCAAAGTCAGTCTTACAGGAGAAGATGAATTGCCTGTATTCTCTCCAACAGTCTTTACAGATGTGATCCCTGAATTTCACATGGACAGTGACACTGATGtcgatgaagatgatgatgccTTAGACAAAGTTCCCAAAGGTTTGCCTTCCTCTGCTGACCACACAAAGCCTCGTGGTATTTCGCTCATTCAGCCAGAGGGCATCACTATGGACAGTGACACTGAtgtggatgatgatgaggaggcaTTGTCAGACGCTGCTACAAAAGCCAAACCCACTTCActtcagagcacacacacagctgactcTGCTCCTTCAACGCTGGCAAATGTCCACCTAGACAGTGACACAGATGTTGATgagggagaagaaagggaaCTTGGAACAAGTAATAAATGCTCTAAAATAGATGAAAGTCCCACTAGATTAGATACCAAGCCTGAATCCGCCCCCGCTGTGCCTCGCAGCCTGCATGTAGACAGTGACACCGATGATGAAGCTGCTCCTTCCATCAGTGACCGCTCGGTGGCGTCTGCTGTCACAGAATCACGCACCGCGGCAGACGCAGGAGCTGATTTGGGTATTTTGTCTGACAGCGACACAGATGTGGAAGGCGATTCTCCTCTGGTCATACCTGTCATTGTCTCAGCCTTGTCAGCCGACCCTGGTGCCATGTCAGATtctgatgcagacacagatgtTGATGAATCCAGcgtgccccctgctggagacGGGGTCAATCCAGCCGACCTTAGAGTGGACAGTGACACAGATGTGGAAGATGAGGTGGATTTTGGAGAGGCAGGTGAGGCCCAGATTCCCGACCTGTGCAGAGAAAGTACGCCCAGGTTTCTGGTTCCCCTTCAGCAGAACTGCTCTACTCCTGTACACGTGTCAG AAGGAAAACTGGAAAATCTGGAGACTTTCCTGATACCCTCTTCAGTTCCATTTAGAC GTGCTGAAGCCCCTGCTGTAAGACCTATCGCATCGTCTCCCAGCTCAGACAGCCTGGAGGATGAGGACTTGGTCGTGGCCGAGACACAGTCCTTCATTCTTCAGACCAGAGACTGCCAGGGCAACTCTCCAGAGCACGCCACACAAGCTTCTGGCCTTCAGTCTTCTGCTgatgaaaaagacaaacagtcCAGCAGAGGAGGGTCTTTCCATCTGGGATTGTCTGACAGCAGCCACCTGCAGGGTCTGGCCCAAACTCGAGCAATGGAAAGCAGCCAAGGCTTTGTCTCTGTGGTCGGGGGTGTGAATCTGGAAGATACCCAAGCATATGCAGCTATCTCAAATGCAGACAGAACCTCCTTGGAGAATGATCCAAATCTGGAGGCTACACAGGCCTTTGGAGAGGATGTTGGACCTGCCAGATGTTCATTAATGTCTGCAAAAGAAGGTCAGGTGGATTTTTCCCTAGAAGCAACACAGGCATTTATTTCAGAGTCCTGCAGTGATTCAGAGGATGGAATAAACACCGCTACTGCTGAGACTCAGCCTTTCGATTGTCCTACTTCATCTACTGTTGCCACGGCTGAAACCCAACCAATGTCTGCctttgaggaggaggaggaggaggaggacagttTGGATGAAGAAAATCCTGTTTCCTCTGCACTACAAGTTAAGCCCAGACCACAGAGTGGAacagaagagagggaaaaacaTAGGGAGGCAGCTCAACCTCACAAGAGGGACCTCATTAAGGCTTTGTTTGTAGCTGAAACTCAGCCCATGTGTATAACTGAGGATGAAGAAAGTGATGATGAGGACTCAACTCCCGGtccacaaaaaagaaaagcaaagcagcTGTGGTTTGAAGAcgagcagacacaaacactcacaaactCTGAGCTCTCTATTGTGGAAACTCAGCCAAAGAGGAAAGGTGAAGATGGAGAAAGTGATGAAGAGGACTTGATTCCAG GTCCACGAAAAAGGAGAGCAAAGGCGCTGCAACTTGAACAGGAGACGCCGTCCCTCACATGTTCTGAAACTCAGCCCATGGGTGCATGTGAAGATGAGCAAAGTGATGAAAAGGACTCAACTCCAGGTCTGAGAAAAAGGAGAGCAAAGGCGCTGCAACTTGAACAGGAGACTCAGCctttagaaacaaaaacaggccGGCAGCCTcagagaggaaaagggagaCAATCTGAAGCCGCAAACAGTGGCTCCACTATTACAGGACAAAGAGTGACAAGGGCAAGAttaagagaagaggaggagcaggcagAGTGTTCTGATCCTCCTAAAACACAGACGAGAGGGAAGAATAAAGCGGTGCCAAAAaccagaggaaggagagggaaatCCAGGcctgatgaggaggaggagaaggaagagaagaaggtgGAGCAGGCCAAACGAACCAGAGGGAAAAAATCCATGAGACAACAGAAAGATaacgaggaagaggaagaaaggacaAGAAAGAAGCAGGCTGAAAATAACAACCTAATAAAGGAGCAAGAAGACCGGAGGGAAAAACGAGACAAAttagagagggaaagaaaagagaaggaagcGCAAGAAAGAGTGCAGGCTGAAAATGCAGAAAGGTTAAGGCttgagcaggagagagcagaaaaagagaagatagagcgggaacaagaagaaaagaaaagagctgaTAGGGtacaaaaggaagaagaagaacaattaGAGCgggaaagaaaggagaaggaggaaaaagagaggtTGGAGACAGCAAAGAGGGAACTTGAAGAGAGActtgagagggagaggaaggaacaAGAACTCCAGGCGAGACTGGATAGAGAAgcaaaggagaaggaggaagggaagAGATTGACGAGATTGGAGAAAGAAAATCGAGAAAAAGAggccaaagaaaaacaaataaaagagcAACAAGAAAACACGCCTGCAACACCCACAAGAAGTCGAAGAGCAGCCAGAAGAACGATTGCTGGCCCGTGTACAACTGAGCCGGAACCAGACTCAACCATATCAGCCAACGAGGACGTCCCAGCAAGGAGAACCAGATCCCGCTCCAACTCTTCCAACTCCATCAGCTCAGAGAGGTCTTCTTCAAGTGTGAGCACCCCTGGGAGCCGGGGGAGAGGCCGAGGCAGAGGAGCAAAGAGGACCAGTGCGCCACCCCCGGCAGCCAGCGTCAGAAGCAGCGATAGGAGGAGGACGGCGGCCGCAGAGCTAATAACACAACAGGGCAGTAATGATATTCCTCCCCAAGGAGCCCTTTCAAGGTCCAACTCCATTAACTCCATCAACTCTGAGATTTCCAGCTGCAGCTTGAGCTctcagagcagaggaagaggaggcaggcagggaggaagagggaggaaaaCGGAGGCAGAGCCAGACTCCATCCCTCCTATCAATAGTCAGAGTGACCAGAGCTTGACTCCCAAACCTACAGCCAGAGGCAGAaagagcaggagagcagaggaatCCTCTAATGAGGTCCCCCATGACGATGGAAAAGAGAAGGCAGACTCTCAGCAGGCTAGTACCACAAGGGGGCGACGGCGAGCCATTGCAAATGTCTCTgagcctgctgctgcagaaaagCAAGACCCTTCAAGTCAGGAGGGAGCCAGTGAAGAATCGACTCCTAAAAGGAATGTGAGGGGACGAAGCCAAAAAGTGGTGCAAATTGTGCCTGTGGAGGCACCAGGAGCTGCAGtcagtgatggagaggaggctaaagagacaagaaaaggaaggaagagagagttGGAGGCAAATACAGAAGAGGCCTCCAGCAGTAGCTCCAAAGATTACACCGGGAAGAAGAAAGCTCaaacagcagaggaagaagaagaaacaaaggagGACATTGTAGTCCAAGTTAAGAGAAAAGGTAGAGCATCCAGCGCTTGCCCAAAGAACAATACAAGCGTTTCCCCCATTGAAGTGAAGGGGAAAGAGCAGAGTGAGAACATGGGGAAGGGGACTGTTGAGAAGAAAGGCAGAGGTCGGCTATCGGTGgtccagaagaagaagaagaagaaagaggagcaggaagaaagCGGCTCATCTGTTGACCAGGAGCCACGTTTGGAGCCATCACAG CCCCAGACTCCGACCAGCGGTGCATCTCGGAAGCGACGGTCTCTTGCGGACTCCTCGCCTGTGGCAAAGACCCCTCGCTCGTCTTCTGCTTCCCCGGCAGCTCGTGGTCAATTGCGAGCTGCCGGCCAGGCCTACAAG GTGCTGTTCACCGGCGTGGTGGATGAAGACGGGGAGAGAGTGTTGGCTCGTCTGGGAGGCAGCATGGCTAAAGGAGTGGCAGACATGAACTGTCTGGTGACTGATAAAGTGCGCAGGACTGTGAAGTTCCTGTGTGCCTTGGCTAAAGGAATCCCTATTGTCACCACACAGTGGCTGGAGAAG AGTGGTAAGGCTGGGAGCTTCCTGTCTCCTAATGCGTTTGTTGTGAAGGATccagagcaggagaagaagtTTAATTTCTGCCTGCAGGAGTCTCTGAAGCTTGCCAGCAGTCATCCTCTCTTACAG gGGTACGAGGTCCATGTCACAAAGTCTGTGAAACCAGAGCCGGTTCATATGAAAGACATCATCTCCTGCAGTGGAGCTTCCTTTCTCCCTAAGATGCCCTCGTCTTGCAAG CCGCAGACTGTAGTGATTTCCTGCGAGGAGGACTGGCCGCTGTGTGGCCCggctctctctgcatctctcccAGTCGTCACCGCTGAGTTCATTCTCACAGGGATCCTTCAGCAGATACTCGACCTTCAGACCCACAAACTCTCCGGCCCCGCACTCACCCTGCAGCCCGCAGGAGGCCGGGGAAGGAGCGGCAAGAAGACTTAG